The proteins below are encoded in one region of Leptolyngbya sp. CCY15150:
- a CDS encoding DEAD/DEAH box helicase family protein has product MPPTNFAFLRPAFPTLYNHATHAERLIYAAPRASCFYTRFALEQTVLWLYENDPNLRLPYENSLSALIHEPSFKRIINPGLFPKIRLIQQLGNKAVHQSRDVQDDDAIRLIQELFHILYWLARTYSRRGCDLPNLIFDRANIPQPADPNAPTQADLKTLEQQLSETDSLRRIEADRRQKTEAELDAARAEIAALRQANEAATDPHDYNEAETRRLLIDVLLREAGWNPSDPNATEVEVQGMPTPDNGNTGRGFVDYVLWGDDGKPLAIVEAKRTSTRPEVGKHQAKLYADCLEQRYGQRPLIFYSNGYETWLWDDRAYPPRQVLGFLKKDELERIIFRRTHRKRLSATPINEAIAGRPYQTEAIRRITETLEAEQCRKALLVKATGTGKTRTAIALVDLLKRANWVRRVLFLADRKSLVRQAYRAFKTHLPTVTPINLLLTKDISGGDVILSTYPTILNAINRTDDGDRPMGVGYFDLVIVDEAHRSIYKKYGEIFDYFDAFLIGLTATPRSEVDRDTYRIFELQQGVPTFAYELDDAVNDGHLVPPKGVDVPFKFLRTGIKYSDLSPDEQLDYEEKFRDETGAIPTEINAAALNQWLFNIETVDKALEVLMQRGLKVNSGDRLGKTIIFARNHAHAQFICDRFNASYPHYNGHFAQVIDSQNPYSETLLDDFSDPNKDPAIAISVDMLDTGVDVPEVVNLVFFKPVFSRVKFNQMIGRGTRLCPDLFGPDQPKTHFLVFDLCGNFEYFSQTIPETDQKLAESLTTRLVKHRLELAVKLTEANTTPDPASSPLDALRTGLLDDLHRHVDTMPRENFIVRRHLEPIESFANRDRWNALSDNDITTIAETLAPLPNGLPNEDPLAKEFDLLCLKLQLAILKTSGSYERLRDRIRDILSVLETKPDIPMINAHLAFIQAVQEEQWWSGVTLPMVEEIRQRIRDLVKFIERQQQKTVITDFADELGEVQDVDVPTYQTGFSPYQYRKKVEAYIHANENHVAIAKLKRNTPLTDADLSELEAMLFAADEIESRERFETVFGKTKSLKRLIREIVGLDRIAAKAAFATYLEGTTLSANQIRFIENIIDYLTQHGIMDPGMLYESPYTDTHPEGLDGLFRNNDADNIISIIEAFNTAVDVDFSEDAASA; this is encoded by the coding sequence ATGCCACCCACCAACTTCGCCTTCCTCCGTCCCGCCTTTCCGACCCTCTACAACCACGCCACCCACGCCGAGCGGTTGATTTATGCTGCCCCCCGCGCCAGTTGCTTCTATACCCGCTTCGCCCTAGAGCAAACCGTCCTGTGGCTGTATGAAAACGACCCAAACCTGCGCCTACCCTACGAAAATAGTCTGAGCGCCCTGATCCATGAACCCAGCTTCAAGCGCATCATCAACCCCGGACTATTCCCAAAAATTCGACTGATTCAACAACTGGGTAACAAGGCCGTCCACCAATCCCGCGACGTACAGGACGACGACGCCATCCGCCTTATCCAAGAACTGTTTCATATCCTCTACTGGCTAGCCCGCACCTATAGCCGCCGTGGGTGCGACCTGCCGAATTTGATATTCGATCGCGCCAACATTCCCCAACCGGCCGACCCCAACGCCCCCACCCAAGCCGACCTCAAAACCCTCGAACAACAGCTTTCAGAAACCGACAGCCTCCGCCGCATCGAAGCCGATCGCCGCCAAAAGACCGAAGCCGAACTGGATGCCGCCCGCGCCGAAATTGCTGCCCTGCGCCAAGCTAACGAAGCCGCCACCGACCCCCACGACTACAACGAAGCCGAGACCCGCCGCCTGCTCATTGACGTATTGCTGCGGGAAGCCGGATGGAACCCCAGCGACCCCAACGCCACCGAAGTAGAAGTGCAGGGAATGCCCACCCCCGACAACGGCAACACCGGCCGCGGCTTCGTGGACTATGTGCTGTGGGGCGATGATGGCAAACCCCTGGCGATCGTGGAAGCCAAACGCACCAGCACACGCCCCGAAGTGGGCAAACACCAAGCCAAACTCTATGCCGACTGCCTAGAGCAACGCTATGGCCAACGCCCGCTCATTTTCTACAGCAACGGCTATGAAACCTGGCTCTGGGACGATCGCGCCTACCCACCGCGCCAAGTCCTGGGCTTCCTGAAAAAAGACGAGCTGGAACGCATCATCTTTCGCCGCACCCACCGCAAACGCCTCAGCGCCACCCCCATCAACGAGGCGATCGCCGGTCGCCCTTACCAAACCGAAGCCATCCGCCGCATCACCGAAACCCTGGAAGCCGAACAATGCCGCAAAGCCCTGTTAGTCAAAGCCACCGGCACCGGCAAAACCCGAACCGCGATCGCCCTAGTTGACCTCCTCAAACGCGCCAACTGGGTGCGCCGCGTCCTATTCCTAGCCGATCGCAAATCCCTCGTCCGCCAAGCCTATCGCGCCTTCAAAACCCACCTGCCCACCGTCACCCCCATCAACCTGCTGCTGACCAAAGACATCAGCGGCGGTGATGTCATCCTGTCCACCTACCCCACCATCCTCAACGCCATCAACCGCACCGACGACGGCGATCGCCCGATGGGGGTGGGCTACTTCGACCTGGTGATCGTCGATGAAGCCCACCGCTCCATTTACAAAAAATACGGCGAAATCTTCGACTACTTTGATGCTTTTCTGATTGGACTGACCGCTACCCCCCGCTCCGAAGTCGATCGCGATACCTATCGCATCTTTGAACTCCAGCAGGGCGTTCCCACCTTCGCCTACGAACTGGATGATGCCGTCAACGATGGCCATCTGGTGCCGCCCAAGGGCGTAGACGTGCCGTTCAAATTCCTGCGTACCGGCATCAAATACAGCGACCTCAGCCCCGACGAACAGTTGGACTACGAAGAAAAATTCCGCGACGAAACCGGTGCAATCCCCACCGAAATCAACGCCGCCGCCCTGAATCAGTGGTTGTTCAATATCGAAACCGTTGATAAAGCTCTAGAAGTGCTGATGCAGCGCGGTCTGAAAGTGAACAGCGGCGATCGCCTCGGCAAAACCATCATCTTTGCCCGCAACCATGCCCACGCTCAATTTATCTGCGATCGCTTCAATGCCAGCTATCCCCACTACAACGGTCACTTCGCCCAGGTGATCGATAGCCAGAATCCCTATTCAGAAACCCTGCTGGATGACTTTTCTGATCCAAATAAAGACCCCGCGATCGCCATCTCCGTTGATATGCTCGACACCGGCGTAGACGTGCCCGAAGTCGTCAACCTGGTGTTTTTCAAACCCGTGTTCTCGCGGGTCAAATTCAACCAAATGATTGGCCGCGGCACCCGCCTCTGTCCTGACCTGTTTGGCCCCGACCAGCCCAAAACCCACTTCCTAGTCTTCGACCTCTGCGGCAACTTTGAATACTTCAGCCAAACCATCCCCGAAACCGATCAGAAACTGGCCGAATCCCTCACCACCCGCTTGGTCAAGCATCGCCTGGAATTAGCAGTCAAGCTCACCGAAGCGAACACCACACCCGATCCAGCCTCATCGCCCCTCGATGCCCTCCGCACCGGCTTGCTGGACGACCTGCATCGCCATGTGGACACCATGCCCCGCGAAAACTTCATCGTGCGCCGCCACCTGGAACCGATCGAATCCTTTGCCAACCGCGATCGCTGGAATGCCCTCAGCGACAACGACATCACCACCATCGCCGAAACCCTCGCCCCCCTGCCCAACGGCCTACCCAACGAAGACCCCCTCGCCAAAGAATTTGACCTGCTTTGCCTCAAGCTCCAGCTTGCCATCCTCAAAACCTCCGGCAGCTACGAACGATTGCGCGATCGCATTCGAGACATCCTCAGCGTGCTGGAAACCAAACCCGACATTCCCATGATCAACGCGCACCTGGCCTTCATCCAAGCCGTGCAGGAAGAACAATGGTGGAGCGGCGTCACCCTGCCGATGGTGGAAGAGATCCGGCAACGCATTCGGGATCTAGTCAAATTCATCGAACGCCAGCAGCAAAAAACCGTGATTACCGACTTTGCCGATGAACTGGGCGAAGTCCAAGACGTGGACGTACCCACCTACCAAACCGGCTTCAGCCCCTACCAATATCGCAAAAAAGTCGAAGCCTACATTCACGCCAACGAAAACCATGTGGCGATCGCCAAACTCAAACGCAACACCCCTCTCACCGACGCCGACCTCTCCGAACTGGAAGCCATGCTGTTCGCCGCCGATGAAATCGAAAGCCGCGAACGGTTTGAAACCGTGTTTGGCAAAACCAAAAGCCTGAAACGCTTGATTCGTGAAATCGTCGGACTCGATCGCATCGCCGCCAAAGCCGCCTTCGCCACCTACCTAGAAGGCACCACTTTATCCGCCAACCAAATCCGCTTTATCGAGAACATCATCGACTATCTGACCCAGCACGGCATCATGGATCCGGGAATGCTGTACGAATCACCCTATACCGATACCCATCCCGAAGGGCTAGATGGTCTATTCCGCAATAACGACGCCGATAATATTATCTCGATTATCGAAGCATTCAATACGGCGGTGGATGTGGACTTTTCGGAAGATGCGGCGTCTGCTTGA